The Dioscorea cayenensis subsp. rotundata cultivar TDr96_F1 chromosome 19, TDr96_F1_v2_PseudoChromosome.rev07_lg8_w22 25.fasta, whole genome shotgun sequence genome includes a window with the following:
- the LOC120284039 gene encoding zinc finger MYM-type protein 1-like, producing the protein MEIDYRSRLTAVLDVVRILLVQGLAFRGHDESSSSKNKGNFLEILNWYAKRVEKVGSVINENAPGNNQLTSPLIQKQLVNACATETTLAIINEIGDSNFSLIVDESRDKSIKEQMTVILRFVDKQGLGVERFLAIQHVADTSAFSLKATLDELFARHNLSISKLKGQGYDGASNMRGEFNGLKTLILKENPFAFYIHCFAHQLQLVIVSVAKSILVVSDFFNYTNMIVNIVGASCKRKDALLQTHHQKIVERLETGEIISGKGKHQETNLAKAGDTRWGSHFTTLIRLLTMWESVLEVLQNVCQDGSVADQKGLASSLISKMESFEFAFVLHLMMKVLGITNELSNTLQQKDQNIVNAMALIDTVKDRIQDLRDNRWDELLEKI; encoded by the coding sequence ATGGAGATTGATTATCGCTCTCGGCTAACAGCTGTTTTAGATGTTGTACGAATTCTTTTGGTGCAAGGTCTTGCATTCCGTGGTCATGATGAGTCTTCTAGCTCTAAAAATAAGGGAAACTTTTTGGAGATACTCAATTGGTATGCAAAAAGGGTTGAGAAGGTTGGGagtgttattaatgaaaatgctcCTGGGAATAATCAATTAACTTCTCCATTGATTCAAAAACAGTTGGTGAATGCATGTGCCACAGAGACAACATTAgcaattattaatgaaattggCGACAGTAATTTCTCACTAATTGTTGATGAGTCTCGAGATAAATCAATAAAGGAGCAAATGACAGTGATTTTGAGGTTTGTGGACAAGCAAGGCCTGGGTGTTGAAAGATTTCTTGCGATTCAGCATGTAGCAGACACTTCAGCATTTTCTCTAAAAGCAACTTTGGATGAATTATTTGCTCGCCAcaatttatcaatttcaaaattgaaaGGACAAGGGTATGATGGAGCCTCAAATATGAGAGGAGAATTTAATGGTCTGAAGACAttgattttaaaagaaaaccctTTTGCATTTTATATCCACTGCTTTGCCCACCAACTACAATTAGTAATTGTTTCAGTTGCCAAAAGTATTCTAGTTGTTtccgatttttttaattatacaaatatgATTGTGAATATTGTTGGAGCTTcatgtaaaagaaaagatgcatTGCTTCAAACGCATCATCAAAAAATTGTAGAAAGATTAGAGACTGGTGAGATTATTTCAGGGAAAGGCAAGCATCAAGAGACAAATCTCGCAAAAGCAGGAGATACTCGTTGGGGTTCACATTTTACAACTTTGATTCGTCTCCTAACTATGTGGGAATCCGTTTTGGAGGTGTTACAAAATGTGTGCCAAGATGGATCAGTTGCAGATCAAAAAGGTTTGGCATCAAGTTTGATTAGTAAAATGGAAAGCTTTGAGTTTGCATTTGTCTTGCATTTGATGATGAAAGTATTGGGGATTACAAATGAATTATCAAATACTTTACAACAGAAAGATCAAAATATTGTCAATGCCATGGCGTTAATTGATACTGTAAAAGATCGTATCCAAGATTTAAGGGATAACAGATGGGATGAGTTATTAGAAAAGATTTGA
- the LOC120249439 gene encoding phytosulfokine receptor 1-like: MNTTRPPSLHYLLLHSFFFLLSFQQSYSENNQTCHPEDLHSLYPFFHSFLSQHPSLNSINGSSNCCSWPGVSCDNLSRVIGLELPNLNLKATIPSYLANLSHLQWLNLSSNSFSGPLPPSLFHLQDLGLLDLSLNSLSGPIPSISTLPSLHLFNLSHNYFNGTLPLLPGSPSLSVFDVSYNRFVGDISSSFNFCVSSPNIHVLRLSMNSFSGELSDGFGNCSELVELGLDGNSISGNLPEDLFKLPSLKKLEVQENKLSGLLNPKISNLSNLVLFDISFNAFNGSIPNVFNAFMKLECFLAESNRFRGTLPSSLSNLTAIRLLNLRNNSLGGEIDLEFSAMPHLSLLDLASNRFNGVIPSSISECKELKTLNLAKNDLHGEIPTSFIDMVSLSFLSLTSNHLSNISSALKVLQHCPNLSSLVMTNNFREGEVMPFEGIQAFNNIEVLVIANCALLGNVPAWLATCRELKVLDLSWNQLEGKIPLWFENLDSLFYIDLSNNSLTGEIPNSLTMIANLIFGNISMERTTMQEFPYFLKRNNSGKSLQYNHFSDFPPSLILSYNRLTGPVLPGFGKLKKLHVLDLSMNQLSGNIPDELSGMSSLEYLDLSHNNLSGSIPSSLTNLSFLSRFSVAYNNLSGTIPTKCQFSTFTCSNFEGNPDLCCFNLTSSCASEVHPLALSKKPKNKGVIIGMALGIGLGTALLLAILYLVVSRTRHRRPEDRVKEVADINAHAELTGPLLVLLFQNKDFKVLSIGDILKSTNNFDEANVIGCGGFGLVYKATLLDGRRYAIKKLTGDYGQMEREFQAEVEALSRAQHKNLVSLQGYCRIGKDRILIYSYMENGSLDYWLHEKLEEGTTLDWNTRLRIAQGAARGLAYLHQSCQPHILHRDIKSSNILLDENFEAHLADFGLARLILPYDTHVSTDLVGTLGYIPPEYGLASVATFKGDVYSFGVVLLELLTGTRPVDICKPKGCRDLISWVLKMKDEKRVTEVFDPLIFDKEYESELIKVMEISCLCLNESPKLRPSAQQLVTWLDNVGLDSNLVT, encoded by the coding sequence ATGAACACCACTAGACCTCCATCTCTTCACTATCTTCTCCTCcattccttcttcttcctcctttctTTCCAACAATCATACTCTGAAAATAACCAAACCTGCCACCCTGAAGACCTTCACTCCTTGTACCCCTTCTTCCACTCCTTCCTCTCCCAACACCCTTCCTTGAACTCCATCAATGGCTCCTCCAACTGCTGCTCTTGGCCTGGTGTTTCCTGTGACAACCTCTCCAGAGTCATTGGCCTTGAGCTCCCCAACTTGAACCTTAAAGCCACCATCCCCTCCTACCTTGCCAACTTGTCCCACCTCCAATGGCTCAACCTCTCCTCTAACTCCTTCTCTGGTCctctccctccctccctctTCCACCTCCAAGACCTTGGCCTTCTTGATCTTAGCTTGAATTCTCTCTCTGGCCCCATTCCCTCCATCTCCACCCTCCCTTCCCTCCACCTCTTCAACCTCTCTCACAACTACTTCAATGGAACCCTTCCTCTTCTCCCTGGCTCTCCGTCCTTGTCTGTGTTTGATGTTAGCTATAACAGGTTTGTGGGGGACATAAGCTCAAGCTTCAACTTCTGTGTGTCTTCTCCAAATATTCATGTTCTCAGGCTCTCAATGAACTCCTTTTCTGGTGAATTGAGTGATGGGTTTGGCAACTGTTCTGAGCTTGTTGAGCTTGGTCTTGATGGGAACTCCATATCTGGTAACTTGCCTGAGGATTTGTTCAAACTGCCATCTTTGAAGAAGCTTGAAGTTCAGGAGAACAAGCTCTCTGGCCTGCTGAACCCCAAGATCAGTAATCTCTCCAACCTTGTTCTCTTTGATATCTCTTTCAATGCTTTTAATGGCAGTATTCCCAATGTCTTCAATGCTTTCATGAAGCTTGAATGTTTCCTAGCTGAATCCAATCGTTTTAGAGGGACATTGCCTTCTTCTTTATCAAATTTGACTGCCATTAGACTGTTGAATTTAAGGAACAATTCTTTGGGTGGTGAGATTGACCTTGAGTTTTCTGCCATGCCTCATCTGAGCTTGCTCGATCTCGCATCAAATCGTTTCAATGGTGTTATTCCTTCCAGTATTTCAgaatgcaaagaactcaagactTTGAATTTAGCTAAAAATGatctccatggagaaattccAACTAGTTTCATTGACATGGTCTCCTTGTCTTTTCTTTCGCTCACAAGTAATCACTTATCAAACATATCATCAGCTTTGAAGGTGTTGCAACACTGCCCAAACCTCTCTAGTTTGGTTATGACCAACAATTTTCGCGAAGGAGAGGTTATGCCATTTGAAGGGATTCAAGCTTTCAACAATATAGAGGTTCTTGTTATTGCAAATTGTGCTCTTTTGGGTAATGTTCCAGCGTGGTTGGCTACTTGTAGGGAGTTGAAGGTTTTAGACTTGTCATGGAATCAGTTGGAGGGAAAAATTCCTTTGTGGTTTGAGAATCTTGATTCACTATTTTACATTGATCTATCGAATAACTCGCTCACTGGGGAGATTCCAAATAGCTTGACAATGATTGCAAACCTTATCTTTGGAAATATTTCAATGGAGAGAACAACAATGCAAGAGTTCCCGTACTTCCTCAAAAGAAATAATTCCGGAAAGAGTTTACAGTATAATCATTTTAGTGACTTTCCGCCATCTCTGATCTTGAGCTATAATCGGTTAACTGGACCAGTATTGCCGGGGTTTGGGAAGCTCAAGAAACTCCATGTGTTGGATCTAAGCATGAACCAGTTGTCCGGGAATATACCTGATGAGTTATCGGGTATGTCAAGCTTGGAGTATTTGGATTTGTCACATAACAATCTATCGGGAAGCATTCCATCTTCACTGACCAATCTCAGTTTTCTGTCAAGGTTCAGTGTGGCATACAACAATTTGTCCGGAACAATTCCCACTAAATGTCAATTCTCGACTTTCACTTGTTCTAACTTTGAGGGAAACCCAGATCTCTGCTGTTTTAACTTAACCTCATCTTGTGCAAGTGAAGTCCATCCACTAGCTTTaagcaaaaaaccaaaaaacaaaggTGTGATCATCGGAATGGCTCTCGGAATTGGGCTGGGGACAGCATTGCTTCTAGCTATCCTCTACTTGGTCGTGTCGAGGACACGGCACAGAAGACCGGAAGACAGGGTGAAGGAAGTGGCAGATATAAATGCACACGCAGAATTGACCGGGCCTCTATTGGTGCTTCTGTTTCAGAACAAGGACTTCAAGGTTCTAAGCATTGGAGACATTTTAaaatcaacaaacaatttcGATGAAGCTAATGTCATTGGGTGTGGAGGATTTGGGCTTGTTTATAAAGCAACACTGCTTGACGGACGAAGATATGCTATCAAGAAACTTACCGGTGATTATGGTCAGATGGAGAGGGAATTCCAAGCCGAGGTAGAGGCCCTCTCAAGAGCTCAACACAAGAACCTTGTTTCACTTCAAGGGTATTGCCGGATTGGAAAAGATCGTATTTTAATCTATTCATATATGGAGAATGGGAGCTTAGACTATTGGCTTCATGAGAAGCTCGAAGAAGGCACGACACTAGATTGGAATACGAGACTAAGGATTGCTCAAGGAGCGGCAAGGGGATTAGCTTATCTTCATCAATCATGCCAACCTCATATACTTCACCGAGACATCAAGTCCAGCAACATCCTGCTAGATGAAAATTTCGAAGCTCATTTGGCCGATTTTGGGCTTGCAAGATTGATTCTTCCATATGACACTCATGTCTCGACTGATCTAGTAGGAACTTTGGGCTACATTCCTCCTGAGTATGGACTGGCGTCGGTCGCTACTTTCAAGGGTGATGTTTATAGTTTTGGTGTTGTACTTTTGGAGTTGCTTACTGGTACACGGCCGGTGGACATTTGCAAGCCAAAGGGGTGCAGGGATTTGATATCATGGGTGCTTAAAATGAAGGATGAGAAGAGAGTAACAGAGGTGTTCGATCCCTTAATCTTTGACAAGGAATACGAAAGCGAGCTGATTAAGGTAATGGAGATCTCATGCCTTTGCTTGAATGAATCTCCGAAGCTTAGACCATCAGCTCAGCAGTTAGTTACATGGCTTGACAATGTTGGTCTCGACAGCAATCTTGTAACATGA
- the LOC120284040 gene encoding uncharacterized protein LOC120284040: MEDKIPVRGRSRREGQWISYYHHYHAEIFIAVIDLIATEMNNRFNETTTELLICISCLDARDSFSRFHHGRLLRLVEIYYDYFSIQDLQVLKEQLHTYVHDVRRSSDFVECDDLASLAVKLVENRKHLVFPLVYRLIELALILPVATTSVERSFSAMNIIKADLRNK; this comes from the coding sequence ATGGAAGACAAAATACCAGTTCGGGGTCGTTCTAGGCGTGAAGGGCAGTGGATTAGTTATTATCATCATTACCATGCAGAAATTTTTATTGCAGTTATTGATTTAATTGCCACTGAGATGAATAATCGGTTCAATGAGACAACCACAGAGTTGCTAATTTGCATATCTTGTCTTGATGCAAGAGACTCATTTTCCAGATTCCATCATGGTAGGCTACTTCGCCTTGTagaaatttattatgattatttttctaTACAAGATCTTCAAGTCCTAAAAGAGCAACTTCACACCTATGTTCATGATGTTAGAAGAAGTTCTGATTTTGTTGAATGTGATGACCTTGCAAGTCTTGCTGTGAAACTTGTTGAAAATAGGAAGCATTTGGTATTTCCATTGGTTTATCGCCTTATTGAATTGGCTTTGATCTTACCGGTGGCAACAACATCAGTTGAAAGATCCTTCTCGGCCATGAATATCATCAAAGCGGATTTGCGCAATAAATAG